A section of the Flavobacteriales bacterium genome encodes:
- a CDS encoding aryl-sulfate sulfotransferase codes for MTDRLAGQNTVGLIHYDPDMVDGYFLFFPDQQGTVFLVNACGQLVHSWPDTVSVPGNSVRLGANGTLLRTYVDEAGGNPFFTAGGNGEHLQLKAWDNTVLWDHTISSATECMHHDVELMPNGNMLAIVWELKTAQEAWDAGRDTVGYGFSTLWPEKIVELEPIGPDSAHVVWEWHVWDHLVQDFNPNAANHGVVAEHPELVDINAVYTQNINPDWLHINSVDYNPALDQILLSVPFLHEVWVIDHSTTTLEAAGHTGGNSGRGGDLLYRWGNPGIYDQGGPADRDLYFNHAATWVGPGLDPNDPDVGKIMVFNNRVGPDFSAVDIFTPPVDANGNYTYVPGTAFGPLDRDTRYMTANPPDLYSPGQGSGQKLPNGNVLAASGRQGWMVQLQPDSTQAWSYVVPMQDGIPVDQGTVLQSNTIIFQAEWIGPNDPRLQGQVLDPIGHIETQPNVQFCVLNVGTTQPATDGRPLVIVADGARLAVEVAGAMHALVVDATGRTVAREQLVAGRNELRTAHLRPGTYTLVPLSTGARPVRFALVEP; via the coding sequence GTGACGGATCGTCTCGCCGGTCAGAACACGGTGGGCCTCATCCACTACGATCCCGACATGGTCGACGGCTATTTCCTGTTCTTCCCCGACCAGCAGGGGACGGTGTTCCTGGTGAACGCCTGTGGCCAGTTGGTGCACAGTTGGCCGGATACCGTGTCGGTGCCCGGCAACTCCGTCCGCTTGGGCGCCAACGGCACCTTGCTGCGGACCTATGTGGATGAGGCGGGCGGCAATCCGTTCTTCACGGCGGGGGGCAATGGTGAGCACCTGCAATTGAAGGCCTGGGACAACACCGTGCTGTGGGACCACACCATCAGCTCGGCCACAGAGTGCATGCACCACGATGTGGAGCTGATGCCCAACGGGAACATGCTCGCCATCGTGTGGGAACTGAAGACCGCGCAGGAGGCGTGGGATGCGGGGCGCGATACGGTGGGCTACGGGTTCTCCACCCTTTGGCCGGAGAAGATCGTGGAGCTGGAGCCGATCGGCCCCGATTCCGCCCACGTGGTGTGGGAGTGGCACGTGTGGGATCATCTGGTGCAGGACTTCAACCCGAACGCGGCCAACCACGGTGTGGTGGCCGAGCATCCCGAGCTCGTCGACATCAATGCCGTGTACACACAGAACATCAACCCGGACTGGCTGCACATCAATTCCGTGGACTACAACCCTGCGCTGGACCAGATCCTCCTCAGTGTGCCGTTCCTTCATGAGGTCTGGGTGATCGATCACAGCACCACCACCCTGGAGGCCGCCGGCCATACAGGGGGCAATTCGGGCCGTGGAGGGGATCTGCTGTATCGCTGGGGGAACCCGGGCATCTACGACCAGGGGGGGCCGGCCGACCGCGACCTCTACTTCAACCATGCGGCCACCTGGGTGGGGCCTGGACTGGACCCCAACGACCCGGATGTCGGCAAGATCATGGTGTTCAACAATCGTGTGGGCCCCGATTTCAGCGCGGTGGACATCTTCACCCCGCCGGTGGACGCCAACGGCAACTACACCTATGTGCCAGGCACGGCCTTCGGTCCGCTGGACCGAGACACGCGGTACATGACCGCCAACCCACCCGACCTGTACTCCCCGGGTCAGGGAAGCGGGCAGAAGCTGCCCAACGGCAATGTCCTCGCCGCGTCGGGCCGCCAAGGGTGGATGGTTCAGTTGCAGCCGGACAGCACGCAGGCCTGGTCCTATGTGGTGCCCATGCAGGACGGCATCCCGGTGGATCAGGGCACCGTGCTGCAGTCCAACACGATCATCTTTCAGGCCGAGTGGATCGGACCGAACGATCCCCGACTGCAAGGACAGGTGCTTGACCCGATCGGCCATATCGAGACGCAGCCCAATGTGCAGTTCTGTGTGCTGAACGTGGGCACCACGCAGCCGGCGACGGATGGGCGGCCGCTGGTGATCGTGGCCGATGGGGCGCGCCTGGCGGTCGAGGTCGCCGGTGCCATGCACGCGCTCGTTGTCGATGCCACCGGCCGCACGGTCGCCCGTGAACAGCTCGTCGCGGGCCGCAACGAACTCCGCACGGCCCATCTGCGTCCGGGGACCTACACCCTGGTCCCCCTGAGCACCGGTGCCCGCCCCGTGCGCTTCGCGCTGGTGGAGCCGTAA